Genomic DNA from Prunus persica cultivar Lovell chromosome G1, Prunus_persica_NCBIv2, whole genome shotgun sequence:
CTATGACGTCCAAGGATCTGTTCATAGCTTTCTTTCATGTTCAACTTtgactttttcatttttaatgtaaAATAATCGATTACTTAGTTTGCGTGATGAGCTAAAACAATTCATAttagtattaattaattaattaatttttatttgtgttgAACAACCTGCCACCATTGAAGTTCAAGACATTTAATCTTTTATATCATTCACATATGATACGGTcaacaataaaaaacaatAGTAGTAGTCTTCATATATGATAAggtaaccaaaaaataatgctTGCGtgatatttaaaaattcatatgTTCCCATCTTATGTAGAGATTAtcctatatatacatataatctGTCCATAATTAACACAATGCATATGGACCGCGCACAGATTAAGGCAGGCATAATGGTTTCCACTAGATTTCAACTATTTCTTCCCCTAATTTTGTTACCGGTCATCGGTACTCAAGCCGTTGATATGTTCAACTGTCTTGACGCCTTTCCTAACACCACCATTCTCAATAGTACCTATCTCAAAAACGTTAATGGAGTTTTGTCCTCCCTCATCTCCTCCAACAATAGTAACGGCTACGGGTTTTACAGTTCTGCTTAGGGCGAAAACTCTGACAAAGTTTATGCAATCGGGCTCTGTAGAGGGGATCTGAAGCATGATGCTTGCGTTACTTGCCTCAACGCCTCCAGATATGATCTCATGGAGGTTTGCCCTAATGACAGGGAGGCAAGTTTGTGGACAGAAAAATGCAAGTTACGCTACTCGAACCACTCCATGCATGGAACCGTGGAATTGATTCCATCTTCCACGGGGTACAGCAACAAAAATGTATCGTCGTCGTTGTCGGTCCTGGAAGGGTTTAACCAACGGCTGATGGCGTTGCTGGGAGTACTAAAAGTTGAAGTAGCGGCTGGCGGTGATGTTGTTAAGTTTGCAGTGGGAAATGCAAATGTTTCTATATATTCTAAGAATATAAGTACAATATATGGACTTGCGCAGTGCAGTCCAGATTTTTCAGAGCTGGGATGTAACAATTGCTTAGATGAAGCTTTAGAAAAGATCCAAATGTATTGTTATGGGAGTGGTTTTGGGAGCTATGTTAATCCCAGCTGTGACGTATATTATCAGGTTGATCACCTCTTCTTTGACCCTGCAGCTCAGACGGTACCAGTGGCATTGCCACCATTAATATCTCCACCTTCAGCCAATGCAAGAGGTATGTATATTTGATTATTGATTTTTCTAAACTTCAATTGATGATGATAACTTGTTTCTTTGTACCCCATTCTTTGATCTGAgaatattatttgtttatgatttttcttaatttgcaGGAAAGAAGAGCAACATATCTCAAACTCTCATCGTTATTTTCGTGTCGATCCTACTTCCTTTCATCGTTATGCTTTGATCCGATGTGTATAGCTTCCATGTATTAGTTTGGAGATAATATGTTGACAGAAAAATAGTGCTTGTTATACTGTTCTTTTATCCAGAGAAGGAATAGAATCTTATGTATGTAAAAAGGTATACATTTTGTGGTTGTTGAATgcaacaagaagaaagaaattggtATGTATGATCTATCAGATGTGTTTAATTCCCTGTTTGTGATTGTAAAGTTTGTCCTTGCTCTCtgatttcaaaaataaagCTTTGACTTTTTatgtactttaaaaatatttattaaaaaaaaagagagtataaTTTGTGCGGGTCTTGGCTTTCTCTCATGGTTACTCTGACTTCTCATTATATTAATGCAAGTAAATGATTGCTTATGATAAGCTAAAATGATTACTATTATtactaattactaattaattataatttgagtTTAACAACCAGCCACCATTGAATTCCAAGACATACAATCTTTAAAAATTCACAGAAGATTATACGTACGGTCAGTACAATCACAAACAATATAAATAATCTCGTCTCAGACGCCATTagcaagaaaaattaacataaTTGTTAAGATACTATAGTATTTCTTGTGAAATATTCTTGTCAtatgtttaatatttttgtttgatccGATGCGTAATGacattaaataattttttgatttattgaCTTTTCTAAACTTCAATTGATGATGATAACTTGTTTCTTTGTACCGCATGCTTTGATCTGAGAagatttttttatgattttttcttaatttgcaGGAAAGACGAGCAACATATCTCAAACTCTCATCGTTATTCTGGTGTCAATCCAACTTTCTTTCATCATTATACCACCGAGCTTTGTAACGCAAGCTTGTAACCCGTCCCGAGTGGTGGGGGCTTTGAGAGCATATAGTGCATATATATCAAATACGAATTGAACATCCTACCATTCAATATCAACTGAAAATATTGATAAATTACGAATTTTCTGATCACATACTTCTTGAATTTTAAACTGAGCTTTTGCCTTGTATTTGCGCAAACTAACATTTAGCTCAATAACTTCATAATTTGAAGAGTTTCATGAtgcacattaaaaaaaaaaaaaaaaaagagttactgtataaaattagaaaatacaAAGATTTGGAGATAATAAGTGAATAGaaaacattataaataaataaaatggagAATCTTGTAAGCTATCTAACTAGGAAAAATGAGGATAGCCAGgaggctatactatttctttttaaagaatTAGATAAAATGAGTATAGACGTGcgtttatacttttttttttggggggggtaAAAAACCATAGTATAtctgtgcggctatactatttaaatacattatattTCAATGGTAGAGCCGCATGATGAcactatttaataaaaataaataataaaaaaggatcATCCTggttgcattagtttatactttatagatattaatttggtaTAACTGCACGGctatatgaataaaatacgtacgttttttttttggcaaaattttggcaaattacaacttaaaaCTTCcgccactatataatattttaatatatattatttgtattcaataatatgtgataattatgtgtataatacctgaattttgtaaaaaatatgtatattaaacatgaaaaatatgtatgtaCATGTTCAATATGAATATTGTACATTCGCTTTTAAAAACTGTGAATTTTACCAAGTCCTAAAGACGGTAACAAAACAAGGATGtattattcaaatattaatttgGTATAGCAATGcggctataatattttttttaacgttgaaaaaaccgagtatagccgtgcgactatactattttgtTAAAAGAATTGGGAAAAAGCCCAGTAAAGCCGTGCGGACACACCACTGCCTTAAGATTGGAAAAAACCTGGTATAGCCTTTTTTAAAcgggtatagccgggcggctataatattaatttttttaaaaaaaataagaacaagAGTATATcagtgcggctatactattgcttttaaaaaaaattggggaaaacagtatagccggccggctgtGCTACTTgtttccccaaaaaaaaatagaaaaaacgagtgtagccgttcggctatactatttctttttaaaaagttaGATAAAACGAGTATATAAGTGCggatatactattttttattaaaaaaaaagtagtacGGCCGGACTGCtgtactatttctttaaaaaaattgtaaaaaccccagtacagccgtgcggctatactactatttcttttaataggaaaaagagtatagccgttcggctacattattgtttttttttaattggaaaAACCTAGTATTGcagcccggctatactagttctttttaaaaagggaaaaaaaaattcagtatagccggccggttATACTATttgctttaaaaaattaaaaaagtatagcccCTATACTATTTCTGTTTAAAAATATTAGATAAAACGAGTATATATGTTCGTCTATactatttgttttaaaaaattggaaataaaaaacccagtatagccgtgcggctatacgattgaattgttttaaaaattggaaaaaaccgagtacagccgcccggctatactatttcgaAAAACCGGCcgggagaaagagaaagcagCCAGTGTCATCTTCAGGCCCTGCCAATAGCACGGGAACAGCAAACACAGCTGGGCCTTCCCCGAGTTCAGCCCCTTCAACTCCCTCAACGCACACTCCTGCAGATGTAATCTCAATGCCTGCCTTGCCCCATAGTGGTAGCTCCTCCAAGCCTCTGATGATGTTTGGCTCTGATGGCACTGGGACTCCTACATCACCATCAAATCAGTTGGTGAGCGACTTCTTCAACTTCGTGTATTAGAAGGAATTGGCAACTCCTTGCATGTATTCTCATTGGAATTCCATTTTGGCTGTGGGATGATAAAGATCTTGAATTGCAGGCTGATATGGATCGATTTGTAGAGGATGGTTCTCTTGATGATAATGTCGGGACTTTTTTATCCCATGATGATGTTGTACGTTAATAAAATACCAGGGCACTGCAAGTAATAGGTATTGAATCACAAGTCTGAAtcaaatatctttattttttcattaatttttttctcactTGTATTAATTACCATGTGTTTTTGGTAATTGTACCATCCACAAACTTAGAAACAATGTCAGTGCATAATCCCagcattaatatatatatatatatatttatttatttatttatttatttatatatctgTATATGTTTTTAAATGTGGTTGTGGTGAAGCTACTATCATTTACTTTGAGGGCtcagaatttgaatttgacttTAGGGTTCACATTTACGGAAGTACACTCTGTTAAAGCAAGCACAAGCAAGGTTACTAGCTGTCACTTCTCATCGGATGGAAAGTTTCTTGCTAGTGGTGGCCATGATAAAAAGGTGAGTGAATGAATGTCTAATTGCTAAGAACTGCTGTGGGGAGGATTCAATGCTGCTACATATTGATTCTTCCAGAACATAAATGTGAAATTGCTTGCTTAATTTACTTATTAAAAGCAATAAGgttgtttttttgggtcttgCGTTTACTTATTGAAAGTCTTCTTGATATATGTATGATGCAGGCTGTATTGTGGTACACAGATACATTAAAGGTAAAATCAACCCTTGAAGAACATTCAGCTTTGATCACTGATGTTCGTTTTAGTCCAAGCATGCCACGTCTCGTCTTGCAACGTCTTCATTCGACAAAACTGTCAGGGTCTGGGATGCTGACAATGTTAGTTGAAAATTCTTTCGTTCTATTCATCTTATACTTTGAAAATAACCTTTTGTTTCGAAAATCAAATACTTTGAGTAATCAGACTAAGTATACTTCTAGATTGATCTCTATCATATATTCCATAAGCTTTCCCATGATAAGTTTGTCTTTGTGCTGAGTCATTGCTGGGGTGCCGAAGTGGTGGCTCTATTCTTAAAAGTGATGATTTATCTTTTTGTATCTTTTAACTGTGACATGTAACGGATGTGCTGTATTAAAACATCATTATGTCTTTAATCTGCAGCCTGGCTATTCTCTCCGTACCTTTATGGGACATTCTGCCTTTGTTATGTCATTTGATTTCCACCCAAATAAAGATGACCTTATCTGCTCCTGCGACTCGGATGGTCAGATACGCTACTGGAGTATTAACAATGGCAGCTGCTCAAGTGTGTTCAAGGTAGAATCTTGTATATTTGGATGTAGAAGTTCAGTGGGGTGGGGTAATAGTGGTTCTCAGATTATTGGCATTGCACAGCACAGATGAGATTTCAACCCCACCATGGAAGATTTCTTGCTGCAGCGGCAGATAATGCTGTATCTATACTGGATGTCGAGACACAGGCTTGTCGGCATTCATTACAGGTCAGTTTAACATTTTGTTTCATCATAATTGTCCATTTGATAATTGTGAGTTAAACTGATTATGTAATGCTACATTTTAACTTCTGATTCTTTCTTGAGTTCTATATCAACAATGATATTCTTTTTGGTGAATAACAGTGGGCATTATTTCCACATAAAAAAGGGGATCCTGCTTGACTCTTATAaactttattcttttttggatTACATTGGAAGGGATCAGACCCCTGACCTATCCTAATCTTAATCCTAACCCATATCCCCACCCTCCCTCACCACTTAGCTAACCTAAAGGGCTTAGTCCGATAATCATTATTGTGGTCTCGTTGCAAGTATCTGGATGGTTCAAGTATCTGGATGGTCCGATAATCATTAAATATTTCGTTGAATTTCTACTAACATATTTATCTGTTGTCTTTTGGCACTTTTGATGCAATTTGATGTTCCTATACACATTCTTGAACTATTTACTTCTCATATCCTAATATTTTCATGTTGATTCTCAATTGTGTTACTTggaatttggttttgaatgCAGGGGCAGACTAAGCCTGTCCATTCTGTGTGCTGGGATCCATCTGGCGAGTTCCTTGCATCTGTCAGTGAGGACTCTGTAAGAGTTTGGACACTCGGATCAGGAGGTGAAAGGGAATGTGTTCATGAGTTGAGCTGCAATGGAACTAAATTTCATTCATGTGTTTTCCATCCAACGTATACTTCGCTGCTGGTCATTGGCTGTTATCAGGCAA
This window encodes:
- the LOC18793917 gene encoding cysteine-rich receptor-like protein kinase 25 — translated: MEVCPNDREASLWTEKCKLRYSNHSMHGTVELIPSSTGYSNKNVSSSLSVLEGFNQRLMALLGVLKVEVAAGGDVVKFAVGNANVSIYSKNISTIYGLAQCSPDFSELGCNNCLDEALEKIQMYCYGSGFGSYVNPSCDVYYQVDHLFFDPAAQTVPVALPPLISPPSANARGKKSNISQTLIVIFVSILLPFIVML